The following are from one region of the Bacteroidia bacterium genome:
- a CDS encoding RluA family pseudouridine synthase, protein MAHTKFPKLSDYILYQDEYVLILNKPAGVPSLKDRNEPEQTDLLALIRKTYPEAQLCHRLDKATSGVIIAALNQDVYRAIALQFQERKITKYYYTLIAGRHLFDRVQVEAAISIQRNGLVRIDINRGKEATTIFDSVEFFNDYTLVRCEPITGKQHQIRIHLAYLQCPIIGDTDYGGVDIFLSKLKKRYHLDRNLEKEHPINHHFLLHAGSITFEHPVKQELMTCEAPFPKHFDAVLKVLRKYNPLPASHHPQTTQKQ, encoded by the coding sequence GTGGCACATACAAAATTCCCGAAATTATCGGACTATATCTTGTACCAAGATGAGTATGTGCTTATTTTGAATAAGCCAGCCGGAGTTCCCAGCTTAAAAGACAGAAATGAGCCGGAGCAAACGGACTTATTAGCACTTATCCGAAAAACATATCCAGAAGCACAACTCTGCCACCGCTTAGACAAAGCCACCTCAGGTGTCATAATAGCTGCTCTTAATCAAGATGTTTATCGAGCAATAGCATTACAGTTTCAGGAACGAAAAATCACTAAGTATTACTACACCCTCATTGCCGGTAGGCACTTGTTTGACCGGGTGCAGGTAGAAGCCGCTATTTCCATACAAAGAAACGGATTGGTTAGAATAGATATAAACAGAGGAAAAGAAGCTACAACAATCTTTGATAGCGTTGAATTTTTCAATGACTATACATTGGTTCGCTGTGAACCCATTACGGGCAAACAACACCAAATCAGAATCCATTTAGCTTATTTGCAGTGCCCCATAATCGGAGATACCGATTATGGCGGCGTAGATATTTTTCTATCTAAACTCAAAAAGCGATATCATTTAGATAGAAACTTGGAAAAAGAACATCCTATCAACCACCATTTTTTGCTCCACGCCGGCTCTATAACATTTGAACATCCTGTAAAGCAGGAACTAATGACCTGCGAAGCCCCATTTCCCAAACATTTTGACGCTGTTTTGAAGGTTCTACGAAAATACAACCCTTTGCCCGCCTCTCACCACCCACAAACTACACAAAAACAATAA
- the rpmB gene encoding 50S ribosomal protein L28 — protein sequence MARVCQLTGKRPVSGNNVSYANNRTKRKFYPNLQTKRFYVPEENAWIVLKVSTQAIRTINKKGILQALKDAEKKRGIYFVF from the coding sequence ATGGCACGAGTTTGTCAATTAACCGGTAAAAGGCCTGTGTCAGGTAATAACGTTTCTTATGCGAATAACCGCACTAAACGTAAATTTTATCCCAATCTACAGACAAAACGTTTTTACGTACCGGAAGAAAATGCTTGGATTGTACTTAAGGTATCTACTCAAGCAATCAGAACTATCAATAAAAAAGGTATTTTACAAGCACTAAAAGATGCCGAAAAAAAACGCGGAATTTATTTTGTTTTTTGA
- a CDS encoding alpha/beta hydrolase: MAQLPFSEYGSGENILVLLHGYGADRNLFRPLIPRLEKQFRIITLDLRGHGEAVNIRKPFHFDQFAADVIETLDNLNIQQFNLMGYSMGGFISQIIVRNYPQRVLKLVLGCTSAYKNDSFYERTIEKRGLPILLSLIGVKNFAKLVFPGAAGGKPLDPESLKQFKSTLAKNDPENIIEIGAEIFKFDNRPCLKQIQIPTLVLGAKKDFIVPFRHSQLLADNISNARLHVFQDAGHGAIFTHRTEMAEAIQAFFK; encoded by the coding sequence ATGGCACAGTTACCTTTTAGTGAATACGGGTCGGGTGAAAACATCTTGGTGTTATTACACGGTTATGGAGCAGATAGAAACCTATTTCGCCCACTTATTCCCCGTTTAGAAAAACAATTTCGCATAATAACCCTGGACTTACGCGGGCACGGTGAAGCGGTAAATATTCGTAAACCCTTTCATTTTGACCAATTCGCCGCCGATGTTATTGAAACCTTAGACAATCTAAACATCCAGCAGTTTAACCTAATGGGCTATTCTATGGGAGGATTTATTTCCCAAATAATAGTTCGAAATTACCCACAAAGAGTTTTGAAATTAGTGTTGGGTTGTACCAGTGCTTACAAGAACGACTCTTTTTACGAGCGTACTATTGAAAAACGGGGGCTGCCAATTCTGCTTAGTTTAATAGGGGTTAAAAATTTTGCAAAATTAGTTTTTCCCGGTGCTGCCGGCGGAAAACCCTTAGACCCAGAATCATTAAAACAATTTAAATCCACATTGGCAAAAAACGACCCAGAAAATATTATCGAAATAGGGGCAGAAATCTTTAAATTTGACAACCGACCTTGTTTAAAACAAATTCAAATACCCACCCTTGTTTTAGGAGCCAAGAAAGATTTTATAGTCCCGTTTCGGCACAGCCAGTTATTAGCAGATAATATTTCAAACGCAAGATTGCACGTATTTCAAGATGCCGGACATGGAGCCATCTTTACCCACCGAACTGAAATGGCAGAAGCTATACAAGCCTTTTTCAAATAA